In Streptomyces ambofaciens ATCC 23877, a single genomic region encodes these proteins:
- a CDS encoding Gfo/Idh/MocA family oxidoreductase, which yields MTGTPPGKPPLRVGLVGYGLAGSVFHAPLIAATEGLALDTVVTSNPDRQQQARAGFPDVRTVATPDELFDRAGELDLIVIASPNKTHVPLATRALEAGLPVVVDKPVAGTAAEARELAALAEERGLLLSVFQNRRWDNDFLTLRKLVAEDALGDVWRFESRFERWRPKPKGGWRESGDPAEIGGLLYDLGSHVVDQALVLFGPATQVYAESVVRRAGAEADDDTFIALTHAGGVRSHLYVSSTAAQLGPRFRVLGSKAGYVKHGLDPQEAALREGKRPGPGWGEEDESLWGRVGAGESPATGGGNVTATVPGDYPAYYAAVAKALLEGGPNPVGAREAAAALDVLEAARRSARDGVVVAL from the coding sequence ATGACTGGTACTCCTCCCGGCAAGCCCCCGCTGCGCGTCGGCCTCGTCGGCTACGGCCTCGCGGGCTCCGTCTTCCACGCCCCGCTGATCGCCGCCACCGAGGGCCTGGCCCTGGACACGGTGGTCACCTCGAACCCCGACCGGCAGCAGCAGGCCCGCGCCGGGTTCCCGGACGTACGGACCGTCGCCACGCCCGACGAGCTGTTCGACCGGGCCGGCGAGCTGGACCTGATCGTCATCGCGTCTCCGAACAAGACGCACGTGCCGCTCGCGACGAGGGCCCTGGAGGCCGGTCTGCCGGTCGTGGTGGACAAGCCCGTCGCGGGCACGGCCGCCGAGGCGCGGGAGCTCGCGGCGCTGGCGGAGGAGCGCGGCCTGCTGCTCTCCGTCTTCCAGAACCGCCGCTGGGACAACGACTTCCTCACCCTGCGCAAGCTCGTCGCCGAGGACGCGCTGGGCGACGTATGGCGCTTCGAGTCCCGCTTCGAGCGCTGGCGGCCGAAGCCGAAGGGCGGCTGGCGCGAGTCCGGCGACCCGGCAGAGATCGGAGGTCTCCTGTACGACCTCGGCAGCCACGTCGTCGACCAGGCCCTAGTCCTCTTCGGCCCGGCCACGCAGGTGTACGCCGAGTCGGTCGTCCGGCGCGCGGGCGCGGAGGCGGACGACGACACGTTCATCGCCCTGACGCACGCGGGCGGCGTCCGCTCCCACCTGTACGTCTCCTCCACCGCCGCCCAGCTCGGGCCCCGTTTCCGCGTCCTGGGCTCGAAGGCCGGTTACGTCAAGCACGGCCTCGACCCGCAGGAGGCGGCGCTGCGCGAGGGCAAGCGGCCCGGCCCCGGCTGGGGCGAGGAGGACGAGTCGCTGTGGGGCCGCGTGGGCGCCGGGGAGTCCCCGGCGACCGGCGGCGGAAACGTGACGGCGACCGTCCCGGGCGACTACCCCGCCTACTACGCGGCGGTGGCGAAGGCGCTGCTGGAGGGCGGCCCGAACCCGGTCGGCGCCCGCGAGGCGGCTGCCGCCCTGGACGTACTGGAGGCGGCCCGCCGGTCCGCCCGCGACGGAGTGGTGGTGGCCCTGTGA
- a CDS encoding PQQ-dependent sugar dehydrogenase, with translation MDTACHIHALFRAAGRHLKLLPFSTLALLIPALLLTTLTPSPAAAAENAAPVPLPSLSATTTQVASGLRRPTALAAPDDGTDRLFITEKSGRIRVYHPDTGLAAAPLIDITAAVDESGNERGLLGIALPPDFAASQDLYLAYTALPDGAVTLARYRLDESRLEVLLSQEHAEYNNHNGGQLAFGPDGNLYWSIGDGGGSGDPFRSGQRLDTLLGKIMRIDVSRACAPLAYCVPGDNPFTRTPGARAEIWLYGLRNPWRFSFDSGDGSLWIGDVGQGHWEEVDHIPAGRGGLNLGWSCYEGLERFEGGECASGQEYTEPVFTYSPYTGGCSVIGGHVYRGRQYADLVGGTYIATDYCSSTVWALRPDGRGGYDQAEIGQMPTQVTSIGVTVDGEFYVVNDLPGGLHRVSFTREEPTCRVDRKVTRWGTGTTVDLTVTNTGDTPVNGWTLAFPLSFGQTVVSDWNTELTQLSNTIDATNAPHNATIAPGASVTLGYLAQHTGDASPPPRFTLNGDACAVGS, from the coding sequence ATGGACACGGCTTGTCATATACATGCTCTATTTCGCGCCGCGGGACGCCACCTGAAGCTGCTTCCCTTCAGCACTCTCGCCCTCCTGATACCGGCCCTCCTGCTGACCACGCTCACCCCGTCCCCCGCCGCGGCGGCGGAGAACGCGGCGCCCGTCCCCCTCCCGTCGCTCAGCGCGACCACGACCCAGGTCGCCTCCGGGCTGAGGCGGCCCACCGCCCTCGCCGCCCCCGACGACGGCACGGACCGGCTCTTCATCACCGAGAAGTCCGGCAGGATCCGCGTCTACCACCCGGACACCGGCCTGGCCGCCGCCCCGCTGATCGACATCACCGCGGCCGTGGACGAGTCGGGCAACGAGCGCGGACTGCTCGGCATCGCGCTCCCGCCGGACTTCGCCGCGAGCCAGGACCTGTACCTGGCGTACACGGCACTGCCCGACGGGGCGGTCACGCTGGCCCGCTACCGGCTCGACGAGTCCCGCCTGGAGGTCCTGCTGTCCCAGGAGCACGCCGAGTACAACAACCACAACGGCGGCCAGCTCGCCTTCGGCCCCGACGGCAACCTGTACTGGAGTATCGGCGACGGCGGCGGATCGGGGGACCCCTTCCGGTCCGGACAGCGGCTGGACACCCTGCTGGGCAAGATCATGCGCATCGACGTGAGCCGCGCCTGCGCGCCGCTCGCCTACTGCGTCCCCGGCGACAACCCCTTCACCCGCACCCCCGGCGCCCGGGCGGAGATCTGGCTCTACGGGCTGCGCAACCCCTGGCGCTTCTCCTTCGACAGCGGTGACGGCTCACTGTGGATCGGCGACGTCGGCCAGGGCCACTGGGAGGAGGTCGACCACATCCCCGCCGGCCGGGGCGGGCTGAACCTCGGCTGGTCCTGCTACGAGGGCCTGGAGCGGTTCGAGGGCGGCGAGTGCGCGTCCGGCCAGGAATACACCGAGCCGGTCTTCACCTACTCGCCGTACACCGGCGGCTGCTCGGTCATCGGCGGCCACGTCTACCGGGGCCGGCAGTACGCCGACCTGGTGGGCGGTACGTACATCGCCACCGACTACTGCTCGTCGACCGTATGGGCGCTGCGCCCCGACGGCCGGGGCGGCTACGACCAGGCCGAGATCGGGCAGATGCCCACCCAGGTCACGTCGATCGGCGTGACCGTCGACGGCGAGTTCTACGTGGTCAACGACCTGCCCGGCGGTCTGCACCGGGTGTCGTTCACCCGGGAGGAGCCCACCTGCCGGGTGGACCGCAAGGTGACCCGCTGGGGCACCGGCACCACGGTCGACCTCACCGTCACCAACACCGGCGACACCCCGGTGAACGGCTGGACCCTCGCGTTCCCGCTGTCCTTCGGGCAGACCGTCGTGTCCGACTGGAACACGGAGCTGACCCAGCTCAGCAACACGATCGACGCCACCAACGCCCCGCACAACGCCACGATCGCGCCGGGCGCGAGCGTCACCCTCGGCTATCTCGCCCAGCACACCGGTGACGCGTCACCACCGCCCCGGTTCACGCTCAACGGGGACGCGTGCGCCGTCGGCTCGTGA
- a CDS encoding ROK family transcriptional regulator has translation MRGAVGGANLLALRSHNAALVLDLLRTAGAEGISRLELAERTGLTPQAVSKITARLREDGLAAEAGRRASTGGKPRTVLRLVPEAGHALGVHLDRDELRAVLVDLDGTVLGERRSPLDLGAGAEAVLEGVAGAARELVADVLRPPVGAVGAVGAVVDTVRPPVGTLDDTPRPPAGAGALADAPTLLGLGVALPGPLDHVRGVLHRVTGFPEWDGFPLRDALVRRLGVPVVVDKDTNAAALGLAVGGEGPGGGGSFAYLHLGTGLGAGLVIGGGVHRGARTGAGEFGHQVVQLDGPPCTCGARGCIEALCLGAVARGDLTEAARVLGAGAANLAGLLDIDLVLLGGRTVAAAPEAFVGGVGAVLDARARREGGHGGAVPVRMAPGGVRGVAEGAAQLLLAPLFGRGDV, from the coding sequence ATGCGGGGTGCGGTGGGCGGGGCCAATCTGCTCGCCCTGCGCAGTCACAACGCCGCCCTGGTGCTCGACCTGCTGCGCACGGCCGGTGCGGAGGGCATCAGCCGGCTGGAACTCGCCGAGCGGACCGGGCTCACCCCGCAGGCGGTCAGCAAGATCACCGCACGCCTCCGGGAGGACGGTCTGGCCGCCGAGGCCGGACGCCGCGCGTCCACGGGCGGTAAGCCGCGGACGGTACTGCGCCTGGTGCCGGAGGCCGGCCACGCGCTCGGCGTCCACCTGGACCGGGACGAGCTGCGGGCGGTGCTGGTCGATCTCGACGGCACCGTGCTGGGGGAGCGGCGCTCCCCGCTGGACCTGGGCGCGGGGGCGGAAGCGGTGCTGGAGGGTGTGGCGGGGGCCGCTCGCGAACTGGTCGCGGACGTCCTGCGGCCGCCCGTCGGGGCCGTCGGGGCCGTCGGCGCCGTCGTGGACACCGTACGGCCGCCCGTCGGCACGCTCGACGACACTCCGCGGCCGCCCGCCGGCGCCGGGGCCCTCGCGGACGCCCCCACGCTCCTCGGCCTCGGTGTCGCCCTGCCGGGGCCGCTCGACCACGTCCGGGGCGTGCTGCACCGGGTCACCGGTTTCCCGGAGTGGGACGGCTTCCCGCTGCGGGACGCGCTGGTGCGGCGGCTCGGTGTGCCGGTCGTCGTCGACAAGGACACCAACGCGGCGGCCCTGGGTCTCGCGGTCGGCGGGGAGGGGCCCGGCGGAGGGGGCTCCTTCGCCTATCTGCACCTCGGTACGGGGCTCGGCGCCGGGCTCGTGATCGGCGGCGGGGTGCACCGGGGCGCCCGGACGGGTGCCGGGGAGTTCGGGCACCAGGTCGTCCAGCTGGACGGGCCGCCCTGCACCTGCGGCGCACGCGGCTGCATAGAGGCGCTGTGCCTCGGGGCCGTCGCCCGCGGTGACCTCACGGAGGCGGCCCGGGTGCTGGGCGCGGGTGCCGCGAACCTCGCCGGGCTGCTGGACATCGACCTGGTCCTGCTCGGCGGCCGTACCGTCGCCGCCGCGCCGGAGGCGTTCGTCGGCGGGGTCGGTGCCGTCCTCGACGCCCGCGCCCGGCGGGAGGGCGGTCACGGCGGCGCCGTACCGGTGCGGATGGCGCCCGGAGGGGTGCGCGGAGTCGCGGAGGGCGCGGCCCAGCTGCTGCTCGCGCCGCTGTTCGGGCGGGGCGATGTGTGA
- a CDS encoding heme-degrading domain-containing protein, translated as MSPEKPVPTVEELEAQERRLVFRRFTNDDAWALGSLLVELARERGAPVAVDIHRAGQQLFHAALPGSTPDNDAWIARKRRVVERYGSASYLVGSRFRAKGTTFEESSRLDPDTYAAHGGSFPITVADVGVIGSVTVSGLPQVEDHRLVVEALERFLGE; from the coding sequence GTGAGCCCCGAGAAGCCGGTCCCGACGGTGGAGGAGCTGGAGGCGCAGGAACGCCGTCTGGTCTTCCGCCGGTTCACGAACGACGACGCCTGGGCCCTCGGCTCGCTCCTCGTCGAGCTGGCCCGCGAGCGCGGGGCGCCGGTCGCCGTCGACATCCACCGCGCCGGCCAGCAGCTCTTCCACGCTGCCCTGCCCGGCTCGACCCCCGACAACGACGCCTGGATCGCCCGCAAGCGCCGGGTGGTGGAGCGGTACGGCTCCGCGTCGTACCTGGTCGGCTCGCGCTTCCGGGCCAAGGGCACGACGTTCGAGGAGTCCTCGCGGCTCGACCCCGACACGTACGCGGCGCACGGCGGTTCCTTCCCGATCACCGTGGCCGACGTCGGAGTGATCGGCTCGGTGACGGTGTCCGGATTGCCGCAGGTGGAGGACCACCGGCTGGTGGTGGAGGCGCTGGAGCGGTTCCTGGGCGAGTAA
- a CDS encoding LLM class F420-dependent oxidoreductase, which produces MNDTTASPTALAPLKESVGRYGVWSVQLRSGDPTGAAERAEATAELERLGFGAVWLGGNTSAADAAPLIEATSRIVVGTSIQSIWEHEPSAVAASFAELEVAHPGRFLLGLGVSHGPRVKGYSRPYSTMVDHLDALDRAGMRSGHRVLAALGPKMLELSRDRAAGAIPYLVTPEHTVQARERLGEGPLLAPELKVVLSSDPAAARATARAYLARYLELPNYTRNFLNLGFTEADVADGGSDRLIDAVFAWGDEDTIRARIDTFLDAGADHVALQVVEDDMTLIPREGWRRLASLLA; this is translated from the coding sequence ATGAACGACACGACGGCTTCTCCGACCGCTCTGGCCCCTCTGAAGGAATCGGTCGGACGGTACGGCGTGTGGAGCGTGCAGCTGCGCTCCGGGGACCCGACGGGTGCCGCGGAACGCGCCGAGGCCACCGCCGAGTTGGAGCGGCTCGGGTTCGGTGCCGTGTGGCTGGGCGGCAACACCTCCGCCGCGGACGCCGCCCCGCTGATCGAGGCGACCTCGCGGATCGTCGTCGGCACCAGCATCCAGAGCATCTGGGAGCACGAGCCCTCCGCGGTGGCGGCGAGCTTCGCGGAGCTGGAGGTGGCCCACCCCGGCCGGTTCCTGCTCGGCCTCGGGGTGAGCCACGGCCCCCGGGTGAAGGGCTACAGCCGCCCGTACTCGACGATGGTCGACCACCTCGACGCCCTGGACAGGGCGGGCATGCGGTCCGGCCACCGGGTGCTGGCGGCGCTCGGCCCGAAGATGCTGGAGCTCTCCCGGGACCGGGCGGCCGGCGCCATCCCGTACCTGGTCACCCCCGAGCACACCGTGCAGGCCCGTGAACGGCTCGGCGAGGGGCCGCTGCTGGCCCCGGAGTTGAAGGTGGTCCTCTCCTCCGACCCGGCTGCCGCCCGCGCGACGGCGCGCGCCTACCTCGCCCGGTACCTGGAGCTGCCGAACTACACCAGGAACTTCCTCAACCTCGGCTTCACCGAGGCCGACGTCGCCGACGGCGGCAGCGACCGCCTGATCGACGCGGTGTTCGCGTGGGGCGACGAGGACACGATCCGCGCCCGCATCGACACCTTCCTCGACGCGGGCGCCGACCACGTCGCCCTCCAGGTGGTGGAGGACGACATGACCCTGATCCCCCGTGAGGGCTGGCGCCGCCTCGCTTCCCTACTGGCCTGA